One genomic segment of Profundibacter amoris includes these proteins:
- the mreC gene encoding rod shape-determining protein MreC: MAKDRNTHAHYVRPIRRILVGLLVFVLLALFLLWRIDSPRVERFRAAIVDRFVPNFEWALVPVTAAAGMIENFRSYNKIYEQNQELRRELQRLKSWKEAAVQLEQQNAKLLALNSVRLDPKLTSVSGVVLADSGSPFRQSVLLNVGSRDGVKDGWATMDGLGLVGRISGVGKNTARVILLTDANSRIPVTIQPSGQRSLLVGDNFARPLIEFLEKPELVRPGDRVVTSGDGGVFPAGLLVGEVTKDLDRRLRVRLAADYERLDFLRVLRSRNVEVIKDPGALLIGERSAPQPPAPEEGANDG, translated from the coding sequence TTGGCAAAAGACCGAAACACCCATGCACATTATGTCCGCCCGATCAGGCGTATTCTGGTCGGGCTATTGGTGTTTGTGCTGTTGGCCCTGTTCCTGTTGTGGCGCATTGACAGCCCGCGTGTGGAACGGTTCCGTGCGGCCATTGTTGACCGTTTTGTGCCGAATTTCGAATGGGCACTGGTGCCGGTGACGGCGGCGGCGGGGATGATCGAGAATTTCCGCTCCTACAACAAGATTTACGAACAAAATCAGGAATTGCGCCGTGAATTGCAGCGCCTGAAATCGTGGAAAGAGGCCGCCGTTCAGCTGGAACAGCAAAACGCCAAACTGCTGGCGCTGAATTCGGTGCGGCTTGACCCGAAACTGACGTCGGTTTCCGGTGTGGTGCTGGCCGACAGTGGTTCCCCCTTTCGCCAGTCGGTTCTGCTGAATGTCGGATCGCGCGACGGGGTCAAGGACGGCTGGGCCACAATGGACGGGCTGGGGCTGGTCGGGCGCATTTCGGGGGTTGGCAAAAACACCGCGCGGGTGATCCTGCTGACGGATGCCAACAGCCGGATACCTGTGACAATCCAGCCATCCGGCCAAAGGTCGCTTTTGGTTGGCGACAATTTCGCGCGACCCCTGATCGAGTTTCTGGAAAAGCCGGAACTGGTGCGCCCCGGTGACAGGGTGGTGACCTCTGGCGATGGCGGGGTGTTTCCGGCCGGTTTGCTGGTGGGCGAAGTGACAAAGGATCTGGATCGGCGGTTAAGGGTTCGACTGGCTGCCGATTACGAGCGGCTGGATTTCCTGCGGGTTTTGCGCAGCCGCAATGTCGAGGTTATCAAAGACCCCGGCGCCCTGCTGATAGGCGAACGATCTGCGCCACAGCCCCCCGCACCCGAAGAGGGGGCGAATGATGGTTGA
- a CDS encoding rod shape-determining protein MreD, with product MMVDPALSRKWVYWALFLVLAGLMFFMRLIPLQTTPSNWAMPDLLVCMCFAWVLRRPDYTPVLLIAAVMLLADMLFQRPPGLMAALVVIGTEFLRRRTHLMRELPFMFEWAMVAGVMVAMLIAYRLVLIVVMQPRPSFWLSMTLLISTIAAYPLVVAFSRYVLGVRKIAPGEVDELGHRI from the coding sequence ATGATGGTTGATCCGGCTCTTAGTAGAAAATGGGTGTACTGGGCATTATTTCTGGTTCTTGCGGGCCTGATGTTCTTCATGCGCCTGATCCCGTTGCAAACCACCCCGTCAAACTGGGCAATGCCCGATCTGCTGGTTTGTATGTGCTTTGCGTGGGTGCTGCGCCGGCCTGATTATACGCCGGTGTTACTGATTGCCGCTGTCATGCTGCTGGCCGATATGCTGTTTCAACGCCCGCCCGGACTGATGGCGGCACTGGTTGTAATCGGCACCGAGTTTTTGCGCAGACGCACCCATCTGATGCGCGAACTGCCGTTCATGTTTGAATGGGCAATGGTGGCGGGGGTTATGGTTGCAATGCTCATCGCCTACAGGCTTGTCTTGATTGTTGTGATGCAGCCACGGCCGTCATTCTGGCTGTCGATGACGTTGTTGATTTCGACAATTGCGGCATATCCGCTGGTTGTGGCCTTTTCCCGATATGTGCTGGGTGTGCGCAAGATCGCCCCCGGTGAAGTAGATGAATTGGGGCACCGGATATGA
- the mrdA gene encoding penicillin-binding protein 2, with translation MRRNPKDTIESQRRITRRALFLGASQLAFVGVLAARMRYLQVDQADQYRLLADENRINIRLLPPARGLIYDRNGVALAVNKPLYRITIVREDAGDVNNVVARLNALVPLDPEEIARALDEMKRRSPFVPVTLAERLTWEDIAEVAVNAPALPGVTPEVGLSRAYPLADDFAHIVGYVGAVNEADLNRTNDRDPLLQIPRFQIGKVGVEAKLEKSLRGKAGIKRIEVNSIGRVMRELGREEGEPGANLQLTIDSALQNYVQARLEGESAAAVVIDVQTGDLLAIGSTPAFDPNKFVNGISQADYSALLNDKYRPLPNKAIQGVYPPASTFKMITALAALEAGVLTSEETVKCNGFVEVGGRRFHCWKRSGHGNVNLKNSLKKSCDVFYYEMAQRAGIEKISEMARKFGFGTKFDVPMSSVAKGLAPTKSWKLEHRGSEWVIGDSLNAAIGQGFVLSSPMQQALMTARLATGRAVMPRLIKSVNGAETPINAGEPLGINENNLRLVRKAMYAVVNETGGTAFRSRILTENMRMAGKTGTSQVGNTVVRNKDVPWEKRDHALFVSFAPFDNPRIAVSVVVEHGGGGSKAAAPIARDIALQALYGELPPLDAYPERDRWRIRSEQKELNLRDPETFREGKDQA, from the coding sequence ATGAGGCGAAACCCGAAAGACACCATTGAAAGCCAGCGTCGCATTACCCGCCGCGCACTGTTTCTCGGGGCCTCGCAACTGGCGTTTGTCGGGGTGCTTGCGGCCAGAATGCGGTATTTGCAGGTGGATCAGGCGGACCAATACCGGCTTTTGGCGGATGAAAACCGTATCAATATCCGCCTTTTGCCCCCGGCGCGCGGATTGATTTATGATCGAAACGGTGTGGCTTTGGCGGTGAATAAACCGCTCTACCGGATCACCATCGTGCGCGAAGATGCGGGTGACGTGAACAATGTTGTAGCGCGCCTGAATGCGCTGGTCCCGCTTGATCCCGAAGAAATCGCACGCGCGCTGGATGAAATGAAACGGCGCAGCCCCTTTGTGCCTGTAACACTTGCCGAGCGTCTTACATGGGAGGATATTGCCGAAGTTGCCGTCAACGCCCCAGCACTTCCTGGTGTCACACCCGAGGTTGGTCTGTCCCGCGCTTATCCTCTGGCGGATGATTTTGCCCATATCGTTGGTTATGTGGGGGCCGTGAACGAGGCTGATTTGAACCGTACCAATGACCGTGATCCGCTGCTGCAAATCCCCCGCTTCCAGATCGGCAAGGTCGGGGTCGAGGCCAAACTGGAAAAATCCCTGCGCGGCAAGGCAGGTATCAAGCGCATCGAAGTGAATTCAATTGGTCGTGTCATGCGCGAGCTGGGCCGGGAAGAAGGCGAGCCGGGGGCTAACCTGCAGTTGACCATCGACAGCGCATTGCAAAACTATGTTCAGGCGCGTCTTGAAGGGGAAAGTGCTGCGGCTGTTGTGATCGATGTGCAGACGGGGGATTTGCTGGCAATCGGTTCGACGCCCGCGTTTGATCCGAACAAATTTGTAAATGGCATATCGCAGGCGGACTATTCGGCGTTGTTGAATGACAAATATCGTCCGTTGCCAAACAAGGCTATACAAGGGGTTTACCCGCCGGCGTCGACATTCAAAATGATCACGGCCCTTGCCGCACTCGAAGCAGGGGTGCTGACTTCGGAAGAAACCGTAAAATGCAACGGGTTTGTCGAGGTGGGCGGCCGAAGGTTCCATTGCTGGAAACGCTCGGGCCATGGAAATGTAAACCTGAAAAACAGCCTGAAAAAATCATGTGACGTTTTCTATTACGAGATGGCACAGCGTGCAGGAATCGAAAAAATATCGGAGATGGCACGTAAATTCGGCTTTGGTACTAAATTTGATGTTCCGATGTCTTCAGTGGCCAAAGGATTGGCGCCAACAAAAAGCTGGAAACTGGAGCATCGTGGTTCGGAATGGGTGATCGGAGACTCCTTGAATGCTGCGATCGGACAGGGGTTTGTTTTATCGTCGCCCATGCAACAAGCATTGATGACCGCGCGGTTGGCCACAGGGCGGGCTGTTATGCCAAGGCTGATCAAATCGGTAAACGGGGCAGAAACCCCGATTAATGCAGGCGAGCCTTTGGGCATCAATGAAAACAATCTGCGATTGGTGCGAAAGGCAATGTATGCTGTCGTTAATGAAACCGGTGGCACCGCTTTTCGATCTCGGATTCTGACGGAAAACATGCGTATGGCTGGCAAGACCGGCACCAGTCAGGTCGGGAATACGGTGGTCCGCAATAAGGATGTGCCGTGGGAAAAACGCGATCACGCGCTGTTTGTCAGCTTTGCCCCGTTTGATAATCCGCGAATTGCCGTTTCTGTCGTGGTGGAGCATGGTGGCGGTGGGTCCAAGGCGGCAGCACCTATTGCCCGCGACATTGCACTTCAGGCGCTTTACGGGGAACTGCCACCCCTTGATGCCTACCCCGAGCGGGACCGTTGGCGCATCCGAAGCGAGCAAAAGGAGTTGAACCTGCGCGACCCGGAAACATTCCGCGAAGGTAAAGATCAGGCATGA